In a genomic window of Victivallis lenta:
- the ssb gene encoding single-stranded DNA-binding protein yields the protein MASLNKVFLLGNLTRDPDLRALPSGSAVCEFGIAVNRRYMSSNGQEVEEPCFVDIVVWGRSAESCKQYLEKGSQVMIEGRLQLDQWEDRNGGGKRSRLRVIAEQVQFLSRRPGGDGQQGGYGDGGQSYGGGRQGGYGGQQGGGYSQQPRGNGGYGQPRQAPQGGMPRAPQQPQGGMPRAPQPEMPPMPDNAFNPDEGMEDDIPF from the coding sequence ATGGCATCACTGAACAAGGTTTTTCTGTTGGGTAATCTTACCCGGGACCCCGATCTGCGCGCTTTGCCGAGCGGCTCGGCGGTCTGTGAGTTCGGCATTGCCGTGAACCGCCGCTACATGTCCTCCAACGGACAGGAGGTCGAGGAGCCGTGCTTCGTCGACATCGTGGTCTGGGGCAGAAGCGCGGAGAGCTGCAAGCAGTACCTTGAAAAGGGCTCCCAGGTGATGATCGAAGGCCGTCTCCAGCTCGATCAGTGGGAAGACCGCAACGGCGGCGGCAAGCGTTCGCGGCTGCGGGTGATCGCCGAACAGGTCCAGTTCCTGAGCCGCCGTCCCGGCGGCGACGGGCAGCAGGGCGGCTACGGTGACGGCGGGCAGAGTTACGGCGGCGGCCGGCAGGGCGGCTACGGCGGGCAGCAGGGCGGCGGTTACAGCCAGCAGCCCCGCGGCAACGGCGGCTACGGCCAGCCGCGCCAGGCGCCGCAGGGCGGAATGCCGCGCGCTCCCCAGCAGCCGCAGGGCGGGATGCCCCGTGCGCCGCAGCCGGAGATGCCGCCGATGCCGGACAACGCTTTCAATCCCGATGAGGGGATGGAAGACGATATTCCGTTCTGA
- the rpsR gene encoding 30S ribosomal protein S18: MQPKRQGRRRSPAKPKVCRFCEAKVTYIDFKDAETLSKFQTEKGKIMPRRITGTCLDHQKMLATAVKRARIIALVY, encoded by the coding sequence ATGCAGCCGAAAAGACAAGGTCGCCGCCGTTCGCCGGCGAAGCCGAAGGTTTGCCGTTTCTGCGAGGCGAAAGTCACTTACATTGACTTCAAGGACGCCGAAACGCTGAGCAAGTTCCAGACCGAGAAGGGCAAGATCATGCCGCGCCGGATCACCGGGACCTGCCTCGACCACCAGAAGATGCTCGCCACCGCCGTGAAGCGCGCCCGCATCATCGCTCTCGTGTACTAA
- the rplI gene encoding 50S ribosomal protein L9 codes for MAHVKLILLDDVENLGLAGDEVHVAPGYARNFLLPRKLAAKATPGTLRLIESRKVQIAARRAQELADAKALAEKLAGIELSIPMQATDDEQLFGSVTARMVADQLAVQGFSIDHNRVKMDPIKTLGTFDVEVKLHKDVDATLKVWVVRG; via the coding sequence ATGGCTCACGTGAAACTGATCCTCCTCGATGACGTCGAGAACCTCGGGCTGGCCGGGGATGAAGTCCATGTCGCGCCGGGCTATGCCCGCAACTTCCTGCTGCCGCGCAAGCTGGCCGCGAAGGCGACTCCGGGTACGCTGCGGCTGATCGAGTCGCGCAAGGTCCAGATCGCCGCCCGCCGGGCGCAGGAGCTGGCCGACGCGAAGGCGCTCGCCGAGAAACTGGCCGGAATCGAGCTCTCGATTCCGATGCAGGCGACTGACGACGAGCAGCTGTTCGGCTCGGTCACCGCGCGCATGGTCGCCGATCAGCTGGCCGTTCAGGGGTTCAGCATCGACCACAACCGGGTCAAGATGGACCCGATCAAGACGCTCGGCACGTTCGATGTGGAGGTCAAGCTCCACAAGGACGTGGACGCCACGCTGAAGGTCTGGGTTGTCCGGGGCTGA
- the dnaB gene encoding replicative DNA helicase has product MAFEEKAAARPVPGILPDRAQPHDPSVERAVLAAMLREPSPCVDIAIEHFRTPEVFYSHVHREIYQVIIDLYADPELKVDIISVAHRLKTLGKLDAVGGELFLAELDGAISTTVNIESWCLILRKYATLRKMIDVCSESLLKCYDQDADAGQLVEQIETDIYKVRNDQEKSSNVEVQDIIADEFRELMKIYNGEIEVGIPTGYAQLDAYTGGLKAGEMFVLAARPSIGKTSLALNLIRNLVLPTRSPHPRRVAFFSLEMTAAQIARRLLCTEAGLSESVFWNKSFLDSDLTKMTNAVSAFQKAKLFIDDTGGLTIAELRAKARRLKMKEHIDCVVIDYLQLMHADGRTDSRQQEVAEISSGIKTLAKDLKIPVLVLAQLNREVDKTAGAGARPKLAHLRESGTIEQDADIVTFLHRNRDDAKEVSSADQSVDAEWIIEKNRNGRTGILKLLFFPTKMEFIAAAPYKEEDCPQ; this is encoded by the coding sequence ATGGCGTTTGAAGAGAAAGCCGCGGCCCGCCCGGTTCCCGGGATTCTTCCCGACCGGGCGCAGCCGCACGACCCATCCGTGGAACGGGCCGTCCTCGCGGCGATGCTGCGGGAGCCCAGTCCCTGTGTGGATATTGCAATTGAACACTTCCGGACCCCGGAGGTGTTCTATTCGCATGTACACCGCGAGATTTACCAGGTCATCATCGACCTCTATGCAGATCCCGAGCTCAAGGTCGACATCATATCGGTGGCGCACCGGCTGAAGACGCTCGGCAAGCTTGATGCCGTCGGCGGCGAGCTGTTCCTCGCCGAACTGGACGGTGCGATTTCAACCACGGTCAACATCGAGTCGTGGTGCCTGATTCTCCGTAAATACGCGACTCTCCGGAAAATGATCGATGTCTGCAGCGAGTCGCTTCTGAAATGCTACGACCAGGACGCCGACGCCGGGCAGCTGGTTGAACAGATCGAAACCGATATCTACAAGGTCCGCAACGACCAGGAGAAGAGCTCGAACGTCGAAGTGCAGGATATCATCGCCGATGAATTCCGCGAGCTCATGAAGATCTACAACGGCGAAATCGAAGTCGGCATTCCGACCGGCTACGCGCAGCTCGACGCCTACACCGGCGGTCTGAAAGCCGGTGAAATGTTCGTTCTGGCGGCACGCCCCTCCATCGGCAAGACCAGTCTCGCGCTGAATCTGATCCGGAACCTCGTGCTGCCGACCCGGTCGCCGCATCCGCGGCGGGTGGCCTTTTTCAGCCTGGAAATGACCGCGGCGCAGATCGCGCGCCGCCTTTTGTGCACCGAAGCCGGATTGTCGGAGTCGGTGTTCTGGAACAAGTCCTTCCTGGACAGCGACCTGACCAAGATGACGAATGCGGTTTCCGCATTCCAGAAAGCGAAGCTTTTCATCGACGACACCGGCGGGCTGACCATCGCGGAACTCCGTGCCAAGGCGCGCCGGCTCAAAATGAAGGAGCATATCGATTGTGTGGTCATCGACTACCTGCAGCTCATGCATGCCGACGGCCGCACCGACAGCCGCCAGCAGGAGGTGGCCGAGATTTCGAGCGGAATCAAAACGCTGGCCAAAGATCTGAAGATTCCGGTGCTCGTGCTGGCGCAGCTGAACCGCGAGGTCGACAAGACCGCCGGCGCCGGGGCGCGCCCGAAGCTTGCGCATCTGCGCGAGTCCGGCACCATCGAGCAGGACGCGGACATCGTGACCTTCCTGCACCGGAACCGCGACGATGCGAAGGAGGTTTCGAGCGCCGACCAGAGCGTCGACGCCGAATGGATCATCGAAAAGAACCGTAACGGACGGACCGGCATCCTGAAGCTCCTCTTCTTTCCGACGAAGATGGAGTTCATCGCGGCCGCGCCGTACAAGGAGGAGGACTGCCCGCAGTAG
- the bamA gene encoding outer membrane protein assembly factor BamA has product MKFATVIGRTLAALVLSGAGAWAAQVAEVKFDQQGLQTLPDEQVAFNVQLRPGAEFKRETLDADVKRLYNTGNFADVVSEVENLPGDKVRITFKLRLKPRVKLIQFKGNVKYSAAELGKEVTVVEGGLLNDKALRESAQNLRKFYNDKGYTDNRVTPVVMPDEDGSITLTFQIEENLKLRVHDVTFEGAELFSQWDLRHSIANQYSYWNWLPFVNEYLNYGLLDRHELDLDRARLREKYHDKGYLDFKIDDVVLTPVPDDPEYVDLDFKITEGEPYKVGKQTIVGNTVFTEEELLPYLRLREGETFSSSAEQESVRGISARYGSLGYADMSCRPVRHEDFENKTVDIVYEITEGRKYFVRQVIITGNTETKDKVIRRDLVIHDGDPLDTRRIDVSRQRLLGMGYFENVEASAVGADALDEKDVVFKVQEKPTRYNFRIGAGASDISNFFGMAEISTDNFDIMNPGNWFYGGGQRMRIQGVLGIDNAGFNVDFVEPWLFDLPLRFEISGYMNMVDYDEWRENRVGFRTSLTRRIFDDFTSVTLGYKFEYVKINEVSHRFKDYMRENRQTDGQLVSQPSLTLERDTRDSLMDPTSGYNASLFGSVTPQFLGSSSNYYRLEAKGSYYYSFFDKAIVAMVGGKIGTVATVNRDKDVPIFERYFLGGSDSLRGFDYRSVSPTFGHGNNYGGQTMLQLTAEVTHPIWGPIRGAVFCDVGNAWKNSFEMDLSEINVGVGYGLRIRLPVINAPIKLDLAYPIVNNQDYESNKLRFHFNLGFSY; this is encoded by the coding sequence GTGAAATTCGCAACAGTTATCGGCCGGACGCTGGCGGCCCTCGTGCTTTCGGGGGCCGGAGCCTGGGCGGCCCAGGTGGCCGAAGTCAAATTCGACCAGCAGGGGCTCCAGACGCTCCCGGATGAGCAGGTCGCCTTCAACGTCCAGCTGCGTCCCGGCGCGGAGTTCAAGCGCGAAACGCTCGACGCGGACGTCAAGCGGCTGTACAACACCGGGAATTTCGCCGACGTGGTCTCCGAAGTCGAAAACCTGCCCGGCGACAAGGTGCGGATCACCTTCAAACTCCGGTTGAAGCCGCGAGTGAAGCTGATTCAGTTCAAGGGGAACGTGAAATATTCCGCCGCCGAGCTCGGCAAGGAGGTCACGGTCGTCGAAGGCGGTCTCCTGAACGACAAGGCGCTGCGCGAAAGCGCGCAGAACCTCAGGAAGTTCTATAACGACAAAGGCTATACCGACAACAGGGTCACGCCGGTCGTCATGCCGGACGAGGACGGTTCCATCACGCTGACCTTCCAGATTGAAGAGAACCTGAAGCTCCGGGTTCACGACGTGACGTTCGAGGGGGCGGAGCTCTTTTCGCAGTGGGATCTGCGTCATTCGATCGCCAACCAGTATTCGTATTGGAACTGGCTGCCGTTCGTGAACGAATATCTGAACTACGGACTGCTGGACCGGCACGAACTCGATCTCGACCGGGCGCGGCTGCGCGAAAAGTACCATGACAAGGGGTATCTCGACTTCAAGATCGACGATGTCGTGCTGACCCCGGTTCCGGACGATCCGGAGTATGTCGACCTCGACTTCAAGATCACCGAGGGCGAGCCCTACAAGGTCGGCAAACAGACCATCGTCGGCAACACGGTCTTCACCGAAGAGGAGCTGCTGCCCTATCTGCGGCTCAGGGAGGGGGAGACCTTCTCGAGTTCGGCCGAACAGGAGAGCGTGCGCGGGATTTCGGCCCGTTACGGCTCGCTCGGCTATGCCGACATGAGCTGCCGCCCGGTGCGGCACGAGGATTTCGAGAACAAGACCGTCGATATCGTCTATGAGATCACCGAAGGGCGCAAATACTTCGTGCGGCAGGTCATCATCACCGGCAACACCGAGACGAAGGATAAGGTGATCCGCCGCGACCTCGTGATTCATGACGGCGATCCGCTCGACACGCGCCGCATCGACGTCAGCCGCCAGCGGCTGCTCGGCATGGGATATTTCGAGAATGTCGAAGCGTCGGCGGTCGGCGCGGATGCGCTCGACGAAAAGGATGTCGTGTTCAAGGTTCAGGAGAAGCCGACCCGCTACAACTTCCGGATCGGCGCCGGCGCGTCGGACATCAGCAACTTTTTCGGCATGGCCGAAATTTCGACTGACAACTTCGACATCATGAATCCCGGCAACTGGTTCTACGGCGGCGGCCAGCGCATGCGCATCCAGGGCGTGCTCGGCATCGACAACGCCGGCTTCAACGTGGATTTCGTGGAGCCGTGGCTGTTCGACCTGCCGCTGCGTTTCGAGATTTCCGGCTATATGAACATGGTCGATTACGATGAGTGGCGCGAGAACCGCGTCGGTTTCCGCACTTCGCTGACGCGCCGGATCTTCGACGACTTCACGTCGGTCACGCTCGGCTATAAGTTCGAATACGTGAAAATCAATGAAGTGTCGCACCGGTTCAAGGACTACATGCGCGAGAACAGGCAGACCGACGGGCAGCTGGTCAGCCAGCCGTCGCTGACTCTCGAACGCGACACCCGCGACAGCCTGATGGACCCGACCAGCGGCTACAATGCGAGCCTCTTCGGGTCGGTGACGCCGCAGTTCCTCGGTTCGTCGAGCAACTACTACCGGCTCGAGGCCAAGGGCAGCTACTACTACAGCTTTTTCGACAAGGCGATCGTCGCGATGGTCGGCGGCAAGATCGGCACGGTGGCTACGGTCAACCGCGACAAGGACGTTCCGATTTTCGAGCGTTACTTCCTCGGCGGCAGCGATTCGCTGCGCGGCTTCGACTACCGCTCCGTTTCGCCGACCTTCGGCCACGGAAACAACTACGGCGGCCAGACCATGCTGCAGCTGACGGCGGAGGTGACCCACCCGATCTGGGGGCCGATCCGCGGCGCCGTCTTCTGCGATGTCGGCAATGCCTGGAAGAACTCGTTCGAGATGGACCTCTCCGAAATCAATGTCGGCGTCGGTTACGGACTGCGTATCCGGCTGCCGGTAATCAACGCGCCGATCAAGCTCGACCTCGCTTACCCGATCGTGAACAATCAGGACTACGAATCGAACAAACTGCGCTTCCACTTCAACCTGGGATTTTCGTACTGA
- the mazG gene encoding nucleoside triphosphate pyrophosphohydrolase translates to MSEELKFEPTAESLLAILERLRAPGGCPWDREQTRLSLSRSLAEECAELLDAIDRDDPADICDELGDLFMNVLFQAVIAKEKGEFTYTDMAGHIVEKMVRRHAHIFGDAEAGTAEEVTDLWAKIKEKEKAAAGKPRETSILDGVGHYLTSLNRAEKIQKKVAKVGFDWSDQQGIVGKIEEELAELKEAMAEGNEEHVDEELGDLLFVVSNLARFRRRATSEELLRAANRKFESRFRYIERVLAREGVPLEQAGGARLEALWREAKQKEKETGR, encoded by the coding sequence ATGAGCGAAGAATTGAAATTTGAACCGACCGCCGAGTCGCTGCTGGCGATTCTCGAGCGGCTGCGGGCCCCGGGCGGCTGCCCGTGGGACCGCGAACAGACGCGCCTCTCCCTGAGCCGCAGTCTGGCCGAAGAGTGCGCCGAACTGCTCGATGCGATCGACCGGGACGACCCGGCCGATATCTGCGACGAACTCGGCGACCTCTTCATGAACGTGCTGTTTCAGGCCGTTATCGCGAAGGAGAAGGGAGAATTCACCTACACCGACATGGCCGGGCATATCGTGGAGAAGATGGTCCGCCGCCACGCTCATATCTTCGGCGACGCCGAGGCCGGGACGGCGGAGGAGGTCACCGATCTCTGGGCGAAGATCAAGGAGAAGGAAAAAGCCGCGGCCGGCAAGCCGCGCGAAACGTCGATTCTCGACGGGGTCGGCCACTATCTGACCAGCCTGAACCGGGCCGAGAAAATCCAGAAGAAGGTTGCGAAAGTCGGTTTCGACTGGAGCGACCAGCAGGGGATTGTCGGAAAGATCGAAGAGGAGCTGGCCGAGTTGAAGGAGGCGATGGCGGAGGGGAACGAGGAGCACGTCGACGAGGAGCTCGGCGACCTGCTGTTCGTGGTTTCGAATCTCGCGCGTTTCCGCAGGCGGGCGACCTCCGAGGAGCTGCTGCGGGCGGCCAACCGGAAGTTCGAATCCCGCTTCCGTTATATCGAGCGGGTGCTGGCCCGGGAGGGCGTTCCGCTTGAACAGGCCGGCGGCGCCCGGCTCGAAGCGCTCTGGCGCGAGGCAAAGCAGAAGGAAAAAGAGACGGGCCGCTGA
- a CDS encoding aminotransferase class I/II-fold pyridoxal phosphate-dependent enzyme encodes MRNEFLPFTRPAINEADIRAVTEVLRSGWITNGPQNAALESGVCEITGNRFGVALSSATAAMHLLMKIMKLGPGDEVITPSMTWVSIVNMIVLAGATPVFCEIDRETMLATPESIAEKITPRTKLIIPVHFAGAALDLDGIYRVAGEIPVVEDAAHALGTYYKGRHIGSTGAAIYSFHAIKNVTTGEGGMFVTNNEEDAALMRRWKFHGIGMDAFDRQNRGRSPQAEVIEPGFKYNLTDICAAIGVSQLSRLVNINTRRRELAMLYRRELANVPEIRPLADPDYDFKHAWHLFVVRVDTPKIDRNSFMTELKARNIGTGLHFRCAHLQKYYREVMGFRPGMLPATEYNSDRICSLPLFPDMTFDDVIDVVEAIKAVLAGK; translated from the coding sequence ATGCGCAATGAATTTCTGCCTTTTACCAGGCCGGCGATCAACGAAGCCGATATCCGGGCCGTGACGGAGGTGCTCCGTTCCGGCTGGATCACGAACGGTCCGCAGAACGCGGCGCTGGAGTCCGGCGTCTGCGAAATTACCGGCAACCGGTTCGGCGTGGCGCTTTCGTCGGCGACGGCGGCCATGCACCTTTTGATGAAGATCATGAAGCTCGGTCCCGGCGATGAAGTCATCACGCCGTCGATGACCTGGGTTTCGATCGTGAACATGATCGTGCTGGCCGGCGCGACGCCGGTTTTCTGCGAAATCGACCGCGAAACCATGCTGGCGACGCCGGAGAGCATCGCCGAGAAGATCACGCCGCGGACGAAGCTCATCATTCCGGTCCACTTCGCGGGCGCCGCGCTGGACCTCGACGGCATCTACCGCGTTGCCGGGGAGATTCCGGTGGTGGAGGACGCCGCGCATGCGCTCGGAACCTATTACAAGGGGCGCCACATCGGTTCGACCGGCGCGGCGATCTACTCGTTCCACGCGATCAAGAACGTGACGACCGGCGAAGGCGGCATGTTTGTCACCAACAATGAGGAGGATGCGGCTCTCATGCGCCGCTGGAAGTTCCACGGCATCGGCATGGATGCGTTCGACCGCCAGAACCGCGGCCGTTCGCCGCAGGCCGAGGTGATCGAGCCGGGGTTCAAGTACAATCTGACCGACATCTGCGCTGCGATCGGCGTATCGCAGCTGTCGCGCCTGGTCAATATCAACACGCGCCGCCGCGAACTTGCGATGCTGTACCGCAGGGAGTTGGCGAACGTTCCGGAAATCCGGCCGCTGGCCGATCCGGACTACGATTTCAAACACGCCTGGCATCTGTTCGTCGTGCGGGTCGATACGCCGAAGATCGACCGCAACAGCTTCATGACCGAGCTGAAGGCGCGGAATATCGGCACCGGGCTGCATTTCCGTTGCGCCCACCTGCAGAAATATTACCGTGAAGTCATGGGGTTCCGGCCCGGCATGCTGCCGGCTACCGAATACAACAGCGACCGGATCTGTTCGCTGCCGCTTTTCCCGGACATGACCTTCGACGACGTGATCGACGTGGTCGAGGCGATCAAAGCGGTTCTGGCCGGAAAGTAA
- a CDS encoding ArnT family glycosyltransferase, producing the protein MDNHLDQELTGATRRNELFFWLFSIVALFLFLGHNALWASEDRWAEIAREMLITGDLLHPALNWQVYFDKPHLTYWLILPFAIVRGGFDEFIVRIPSALAGLAGLWGTLMLSKKLFDRRTALLAGWMLLTCYGFLFWARTAAADTANLAAIILAVAYFYQVEEKATFHRYLIFYLICFLGALAKGLPALVMPFVVIAPHLLAEKRWLKHLRVSNFLAFFLAAGLYFLPFYLASILPMEPPLRAQGNELSGLELVWRENIVRVFNAFDHKDPFYSYFYNLPRTLLPWVLVIGVSIAGMVRNWKKLPPPVRELMIGTLAMFVLFCCSTSRRWYYILPVMPFCAVLAAAGLCRGLSVEKWDRPVLLLMRLLVIIGSSLGVASLVGIPLWNHFFKFSPPLLAVIALPAAGLLALGAILIDNQPESPVERWTGLPRRMGSMVLGCAILVVCVFDCVIPSLTRYRTEKQLYDAILAADLGLSPERIFIWRDDAPSKLLFYLDLQRPVTDSPDFIWRRAFTEEQIRAMTPEQRRAEQQKRNLADLRQFLERNAGHQVAIFSFDRESDLKPLARAAAELGLPIDVEKPDFSERRFDVMESKSRRRSVWTPRLPQTFEEKHEEVK; encoded by the coding sequence ATGGACAACCATCTGGACCAGGAACTGACGGGGGCGACCCGCCGGAACGAGCTGTTTTTCTGGCTCTTTTCGATTGTCGCGCTGTTTCTCTTTCTCGGACACAATGCGCTCTGGGCGTCGGAGGACCGCTGGGCCGAAATCGCCCGCGAAATGCTGATCACCGGGGATCTTCTGCATCCGGCGCTGAACTGGCAGGTCTATTTCGACAAGCCGCATCTGACCTACTGGCTGATTCTGCCCTTCGCGATCGTGCGCGGCGGGTTCGACGAGTTCATCGTGCGGATTCCGAGCGCTCTGGCCGGGCTGGCCGGGCTCTGGGGGACGCTCATGCTGTCGAAAAAGCTGTTCGACCGCCGGACTGCGCTGCTGGCCGGCTGGATGCTGCTGACCTGTTACGGCTTCCTGTTCTGGGCGCGTACGGCGGCGGCGGACACGGCCAATCTCGCGGCGATCATCCTCGCCGTGGCGTACTTCTATCAGGTGGAGGAGAAGGCGACCTTCCACCGCTATCTGATCTTCTATCTGATCTGTTTCCTCGGCGCGCTGGCCAAGGGACTGCCGGCGCTGGTCATGCCGTTCGTGGTCATTGCGCCTCATCTGCTGGCCGAAAAACGGTGGCTGAAGCATTTGAGAGTGTCGAACTTCCTGGCGTTTTTTCTGGCGGCGGGACTCTATTTCCTGCCGTTCTACCTCGCGTCGATCCTGCCGATGGAGCCGCCGCTGCGCGCCCAGGGGAACGAATTGAGCGGGCTTGAGCTGGTCTGGCGCGAAAACATCGTTCGTGTCTTCAACGCGTTCGATCACAAGGATCCGTTTTACAGCTACTTTTACAACCTGCCGCGCACGCTGCTGCCGTGGGTGCTCGTGATCGGCGTCTCGATCGCCGGCATGGTGCGGAACTGGAAGAAGCTCCCTCCGCCGGTCCGCGAGCTCATGATCGGCACGCTTGCGATGTTCGTGCTGTTCTGCTGCTCGACATCGCGCCGCTGGTACTACATCCTGCCGGTCATGCCGTTCTGCGCGGTGCTGGCGGCAGCCGGACTCTGCCGCGGCCTGAGCGTGGAGAAGTGGGACCGGCCGGTGCTGCTTCTGATGCGGCTGCTGGTCATCATCGGCTCCTCGCTCGGCGTCGCGAGCCTGGTCGGGATTCCGCTCTGGAACCATTTCTTCAAGTTCTCTCCGCCGCTGCTGGCGGTGATCGCTTTGCCGGCGGCCGGATTGCTGGCGCTCGGCGCGATTCTGATCGACAACCAGCCGGAGAGTCCGGTCGAACGGTGGACCGGGCTGCCGCGCCGCATGGGCTCGATGGTGCTCGGCTGCGCGATTCTGGTCGTCTGCGTATTCGACTGCGTGATTCCGTCGCTGACCCGGTATCGGACGGAGAAACAGCTGTACGACGCAATCCTCGCCGCGGATCTCGGGCTGTCGCCGGAACGGATCTTCATCTGGCGGGACGACGCGCCGTCGAAGCTGCTGTTCTATCTGGATTTGCAGCGCCCGGTCACGGACAGCCCGGATTTCATCTGGCGCCGCGCCTTCACCGAGGAACAGATCCGGGCCATGACGCCGGAGCAGCGGCGCGCCGAACAGCAGAAGCGCAATCTGGCCGATCTGCGGCAGTTCCTCGAACGGAACGCGGGTCATCAGGTCGCGATCTTCTCCTTCGACCGGGAATCGGATCTGAAGCCGCTGGCCCGGGCCGCGGCCGAGCTGGGGCTGCCGATCGATGTGGAGAAGCCCGATTTTTCGGAACGCCGGTTCGACGTGATGGAAAGCAAATCCCGCAGGCGTTCGGTTTGGACGCCGCGCCTGCCTCAAACCTTCGAGGAAAAGCATGAAGAAGTCAAATAA
- a CDS encoding glycosyltransferase — translation MKKSNKIEFVSVVVPVYNEEGCLQELIDRTLAALDGCNRRFEFIMVDDGSRDNSAEIMKEASRKRPGEVISCILNRNYGQHSAIMAGFSQVRGDLVITLDADLQNPPEEIPNLIAAAEEGNDVVGTIRQNRKDTFFRRFASKIVNKVAQKATGVKMRDYGCMLRAYRRHIVDAMLQCNERSTFIPVLGNSFARNTCEIPVRHNERAVGDSKYSLWKLINLQFNLLTCMTTMPLRILTYFGLFAAFCGYLLSVYIVVRRFLWDDGDSWGQGGVFTLFAVMFIFTGIQMIGIGMIGEYIGRIYNDVRARPRYFIEEVFGRGEEK, via the coding sequence ATGAAGAAGTCAAATAAAATCGAATTCGTTTCGGTGGTTGTTCCCGTTTACAACGAAGAAGGGTGCCTGCAGGAGCTGATCGACCGTACGCTTGCGGCTCTGGACGGCTGCAACCGCCGGTTCGAATTCATCATGGTCGACGACGGGAGCCGCGACAACTCCGCCGAAATCATGAAGGAGGCGAGCAGAAAGCGGCCCGGCGAAGTCATCAGCTGCATCCTGAACCGGAATTACGGGCAGCACTCCGCGATCATGGCGGGTTTTTCGCAGGTCCGCGGCGACCTGGTCATCACGCTCGACGCCGATCTGCAGAATCCGCCGGAGGAGATTCCGAACCTGATTGCGGCGGCCGAAGAGGGCAACGACGTGGTCGGCACCATCCGGCAGAACCGGAAGGACACGTTCTTCCGCCGGTTCGCCTCGAAGATCGTGAACAAAGTGGCTCAGAAGGCGACCGGGGTCAAGATGCGGGATTACGGCTGCATGCTGCGCGCCTACCGGCGGCACATCGTCGACGCGATGCTGCAGTGCAACGAACGGAGCACCTTCATCCCGGTGCTCGGGAACAGCTTTGCGCGCAACACCTGCGAAATCCCGGTGCGGCACAACGAGCGGGCGGTCGGAGATTCGAAATATTCGCTCTGGAAGCTCATCAATTTGCAGTTCAACCTGCTGACCTGCATGACTACGATGCCGCTGCGCATTCTGACCTACTTCGGGCTGTTCGCGGCATTCTGCGGTTACCTGCTCAGCGTCTACATCGTGGTCCGCCGCTTTCTGTGGGACGACGGCGACAGCTGGGGCCAGGGCGGTGTGTTCACGCTGTTTGCCGTGATGTTCATCTTCACCGGAATCCAGATGATCGGCATCGGGATGATCGGCGAATACATCGGCCGGATCTACAACGACGTCCGCGCGCGCCCGCGTTACTTCATTGAGGAAGTTTTCGGTCGCGGCGAAGAAAAATAA